From the genome of Atribacterota bacterium, one region includes:
- a CDS encoding acetate kinase, producing MIILSFNCGSSSVKYQLYNWAKKEIIAKGIVERVTIGDSFCVHEVNHREKITLQHDCPTHKEAIKLIIETLIHPKHGAIKQLSDISAIGHRVVHGGEKFSKSVLINQEVLDTFKELAVLAPLHNPPNIMGIEAAMELLPDIPHAAIMDTAWHQTMLPYVYTYAVPYEWYEKYRIRRYGFHGTSLLYVAKRAAVLLQKDPFQCNIISCHIGNGVSVNAVKNGLSYDTSMGFTPLEGAIMGTRAGDHDAALDFYVMQKENYSPKEIDTILNKKSGLLGITGKYIDRRDVIKAAEKGEERAKLAIEMEVYRLKKYIGAYTAVLGRLDALIFTAGVGEMSNVIRAKVLDGLETLGIKYDPEKNKLARTRNKESDISAFDSKIKIFVIPTDEELVFVEDVVALIEGTYDIHTNFRYTFQERDYKNLMREKAYKKEQEKYS from the coding sequence ATGATTATCCTATCTTTTAATTGTGGTAGTTCATCTGTAAAATACCAGCTATACAATTGGGCTAAAAAAGAGATAATTGCTAAAGGAATTGTGGAAAGAGTGACTATAGGAGATTCTTTTTGCGTTCATGAAGTTAATCATAGAGAAAAGATAACCTTACAACATGATTGCCCCACTCATAAGGAAGCAATAAAGTTAATAATTGAAACTCTAATCCATCCGAAGCATGGAGCTATCAAACAATTGTCTGATATCTCTGCCATCGGCCATAGGGTAGTACACGGAGGTGAAAAATTTTCTAAGTCTGTTCTTATTAATCAAGAAGTCTTAGACACTTTTAAAGAGTTAGCAGTGCTTGCTCCTTTACATAATCCTCCTAATATTATGGGAATAGAAGCAGCTATGGAACTATTACCAGATATACCACATGCTGCTATAATGGATACTGCCTGGCATCAAACCATGCTACCGTATGTATATACATATGCCGTCCCTTATGAGTGGTACGAAAAATATAGAATTAGAAGATATGGTTTTCATGGCACTTCTTTATTATATGTAGCAAAAAGGGCAGCAGTACTTTTACAGAAAGATCCTTTTCAATGTAATATTATTAGTTGCCACATAGGAAATGGAGTAAGTGTAAATGCAGTAAAAAATGGTTTATCATACGATACCAGCATGGGATTCACTCCCTTAGAAGGTGCTATTATGGGTACCAGAGCAGGCGATCATGATGCTGCTTTAGACTTCTATGTTATGCAGAAAGAAAATTATTCTCCCAAAGAAATTGATACAATATTAAATAAAAAAAGTGGATTATTGGGAATTACTGGGAAATATATAGATAGAAGAGATGTAATAAAAGCTGCTGAAAAAGGAGAAGAAAGAGCAAAACTTGCTATAGAAATGGAAGTTTATAGATTGAAAAAATATATTGGCGCTTATACAGCAGTTTTGGGTAGGTTGGATGCCCTTATTTTTACTGCAGGAGTTGGTGAAATGAGTAATGTTATTCGTGCCAAGGTATTAGATGGATTGGAAACCTTAGGAATTAAATATGATCCCGAGAAGAATAAATTAGCACGAACTAGAAATAAAGAATCTGACATCTCTGCTTTTGATTCAAAGATAAAAATATTTGTTATTCCAACTGATGAAGAATTAGTCTTTGTAGAGGATGTAGTGGCTTTAATTGAAGGTACCTATGATATTCATACTAACTTTAGATATACTTTTCAGGAGAGAGACTATAAGAATTTGATGAGAGAAAAGGCATATAAAAAGGAACAAGAAAAATACTCATAA
- a CDS encoding glycerol-3-phosphate acyltransferase gives MYSLLAIILQFLSGSIMYSYLIAKLLGINLCLIGDRNPGLTNLWRAKGIKFGIIGLLLDYFKGIFPLILFITNDIIHDELLISIIAFFGILGHAFSPILRFKGGKAIATSFGAWTVLTKWEALTILGITFLLFTFLKPKDLKRQDNYITVLLGFLILLPYILYKFYIGHVHLILFYMGNMGVISYKYWYDWIKYFKKRNS, from the coding sequence ATGTATAGTTTACTAGCAATTATTTTACAATTTTTGTCTGGATCTATCATGTATTCTTACCTTATAGCGAAATTACTAGGAATTAATTTGTGTCTGATTGGTGATAGGAATCCTGGCTTGACCAATCTCTGGAGAGCTAAAGGTATAAAGTTTGGTATTATTGGATTGCTATTAGATTATTTTAAAGGGATTTTTCCACTGATTTTATTTATTACCAATGATATTATTCATGATGAACTGTTAATCTCAATTATTGCATTTTTTGGAATTTTGGGGCATGCTTTTTCCCCTATTCTAAGATTTAAAGGCGGAAAAGCAATAGCAACTTCCTTTGGTGCCTGGACTGTGCTAACAAAATGGGAAGCACTGACTATTCTTGGAATTACCTTTCTATTATTTACCTTCTTAAAACCAAAGGATTTGAAAAGGCAAGATAATTATATTACAGTTCTACTGGGGTTTTTAATCTTATTACCATATATATTGTATAAATTTTATATTGGACATGTTCATCTTATTTTGTTTTATATGGGTAATATGGGTGTTATCAGCTATAAATACTGGTATGATTGGATTAAATATTTCAAAAAAAGAAATAGTTAA